Proteins encoded together in one Clostridium felsineum DSM 794 window:
- a CDS encoding NAD-dependent epimerase/dehydratase family protein, with protein MHYLITGGAGFIGTNLTLRLLEKGHKVTVLDNFSSTSKDRLKNTKAEVIEGSVLDKALVFSLVKECDYVIHLAAVVGVRLAMLKGIDCLRVSYLGTENVLEAAYKYNKEIFAASSSAIYGKIKSSLVNEKDDYVLGSSKKPSWLYSVAKLTEEHLTLAYNRELGVKVKIGRFFNVIGPYQVGNFGMVVPTFINRALKDEPLKVYGDGQQTRTFGYIEDVLNGLELVLEKGKIGEVYNIGGTEEITILQLANKIKLLTNSNSVIELVPYKKAFDDNFEETLQRVPDISKLRKLGYSPSYTLDTAIRNTINYQKYLN; from the coding sequence ATGCATTATTTAATTACAGGTGGTGCAGGATTTATTGGAACTAATTTAACACTTAGATTATTAGAAAAAGGTCATAAGGTTACTGTCTTGGATAACTTTTCATCAACTTCAAAGGATAGGCTTAAAAATACTAAAGCAGAAGTTATAGAAGGTAGTGTTTTAGATAAAGCTTTAGTCTTTTCTTTGGTAAAGGAATGTGATTATGTAATTCATCTGGCGGCTGTAGTTGGTGTAAGACTTGCCATGTTAAAAGGAATAGATTGCTTAAGAGTTAGCTACTTAGGAACAGAAAATGTACTTGAGGCAGCATATAAATATAACAAAGAAATTTTTGCGGCTTCATCTTCAGCTATTTATGGAAAGATAAAAAGTAGTCTGGTAAATGAAAAAGATGATTATGTTTTAGGTTCAAGTAAGAAGCCAAGTTGGCTTTATTCAGTAGCAAAGCTCACAGAGGAACACTTAACGCTTGCCTACAATCGTGAACTAGGAGTAAAGGTTAAAATAGGACGTTTTTTTAATGTTATTGGTCCTTATCAGGTTGGCAATTTTGGTATGGTAGTACCTACATTTATTAATAGGGCTTTAAAAGACGAACCTTTAAAAGTTTATGGTGATGGTCAGCAAACTCGCACCTTTGGATATATAGAAGACGTTTTAAATGGATTAGAATTAGTTTTAGAAAAAGGTAAAATAGGTGAAGTCTACAATATTGGAGGTACTGAAGAAATAACCATTTTACAGTTAGCAAATAAAATTAAGCTGCTAACTAATTCAAATTCTGTTATTGAACTAGTGCCATATAAAAAAGCCTTTGATGACAATTTTGAAGAGACACTTCAACGTGTACCTGATATAAGTAAGTTAAGAAAGTTAGGATATAGTCCTAGTTATACCTTAGATACAGCAATAAGAAATACTATAAATTATCAAAAATACTTGAATTAA